The following proteins are co-located in the Mus caroli chromosome 7, CAROLI_EIJ_v1.1, whole genome shotgun sequence genome:
- the Pnma8b gene encoding paraneoplastic antigen-like protein 8B translates to MTMNLLQDWCKELEVEVHRALLITGIPERLQQVDIEATLSPNLQPLGNYRLRTVRAVTKEKSQAALVEFGADFDHSAIPIHIRGENGIWKILSKDRGQDARVLRQMRRLLLDERPMDDFREIAIPLVLEAQAQAKGLGKEAKKAGSSEGAARSGRRGRRGGKRRSRSHKLTAQKGQKRSRGGRRARSESEDSSDDSLGIVIEEIYAEDLSVDEDQRALYATLQAAAKELTKKWAFRGDQEEGDGPREFLALVTVTDKAKKEEIEKDLPGTESICLNIKDEKSGVPDLVALLAVRDTPAVEVETEADDDDDDDEDEEDDEDDDEDEDDDEDDSDSESLENGEHGKEVMDSPEFVAIVAYTDPADPSAREEMLKIASVIETLGWGDKKDKKDVLPQVLSVMAKDTSGPRVKVEEAGRQVDAMVLRKAEEDGNLLECISTLAEAENCPKGKKSGLGLLRGWTAEGHQGGLLELVALLAAQDMVEAVREEEASRWGSGGSGGRKCDHSQGGLSEVLAFLASQENLESNEESDEDSDTESEGDSEDTDSEESEPGDSVSKKPRAKRARTGSKGLPPAGATAVSTASRARKARRGGRGRGRAVTPEKKTGSGVSIEDHAGNNNNKKKKGSAGPGARARAGEAKGQPAAVPKSTRGKKARRGPRRAPKCR, encoded by the coding sequence ATGACGATGAACCTTCTGCAAGATTGGTGTAAGGAGCTGGAAGTGGAGGTGCACAGGGCCCTCCTGATCACGGGCATCCCTGAGCGCCTGCAGCAGGTGGACATCGAAGCTACCCTGAGTCCGAACTTGCAGCCCCTGGGCAACTACAGGCTTCGGACTGTGAGAGCTGTAACCAAAGAGAAGTCTCAGGCAGCCCTTGTAGAATTTGGGGCAGACTTCGATCACTCTGCCATACCTATCCACATTAGGGGAGAGAATGGGATCTGGAAAATCCTGAGTAAGGACCGCGGGCAAGATGCGCGGGTCCTTAGGCAGATGAGGCGCCTGTTGCTGGATGAAAGGCCCATGGATGACTTCAGAGAAATAGCCATCCCTCTGGTATTGGAGGCCCAAGCCCAGGCCAAGGGATTAGGGAAGGAGGCCAAGAAGGCTGGCTCCTCTGAAGGGGCAGCTAGGAGCGGCCGTCGAGGCCGTCGGGGAGGCAAGCGCCGATCCAGAAGCCACAAGTTGACGGCTCAGAAGGGCCAGAAGAGGAGCCGGGGAGGGCGGCGAGCCAGGAGTGAGTCGGAAGACTCTTCTGATGACAGCCTGGGTATCGTCATAGAGGAGATCTACGCAGAGGACCTGAGCGTAGATGAAGACCAGAGGGCCCTGTATGCCACGCTCCAAGCAGCTGCCAAAGAGCTCACCAAGAAGTGGGCTTTTCGGGGTGACCAGGAAGAAGGAGATGGCCCCCGAGAATTCTTGGCACTTGTCACTGTCACCGACAAAGCTAAGaaggaagagatagagaaagaccTTCCTGGGACAGAGTCTATCTGCTTAAACATCAAAGACGAAAAGAGCGGGGTCCCTGATTTAGTTGCGCTACTGGCTGTGAGAGATACCCCGGCagtggaggtagagacagaggcggatgatgatgatgacgacgatgaagatgaagaagatgatgaagatgatgacgAAGACGAGGACGACGATGAAGATGATTCCGACAGCGAGTCTCTGGAAAATGGAGAGCACGGAAAGGAAGTGATGGATAGCCCCGAGTTTGTGGCTATTGTGGCTTATACAGACCCCGCTGACCCCTCTGCCAGAGAGGAAATGCTAAAAATAGCTTCTGTGATTGAGACCCTCGGCTGGGGcgacaaaaaagacaaaaaagatgtCCTTCCTCAAGTCCTGTCCGTCATGGCTAAGGACACCTCTGGGCCCAGGGTGAAAGTAGAGGAGGCAGGTCGCCAGGTGGACGCCATGGtcctgaggaaggcagaggaagatgggaaTCTTCTGGAATGTATTTCTACCTTGGCTGAGGCAGAGAACTGCCCCAAGGGAAAGAAGTCTGGGCTAGGTCTCCTCAGAGGCTGGACCGCTGAGGGCCACCAGGGTGGCCTATTGGAGCTGGTGGCACTCCTGGCTGCGCAAGATATGGTGGAAGCtgtgagagaggaagaagccagcaGGTGGGGCAGTGGTGGAAGTGGTGGCCGGAAGTGTGACCATAGCCAAGGTGGTTTATCTGAggtcctggctttcctggcctCCCAGGAGAATCTAGAATCCAACGAGGAATCGGACGAGGATTCAGACACAGAGTCTGAGGGAGATTCCGAGGACACTGACAGCGAAGAGTCCGAACCTGGTGACAGCGTGTCCAAGAAGCCGCGCGCCAAGAGAGCGCGCACAGGCTCCAAAGGCCTCCCACCGGCCGGCGCCACCGCGGTCTCCACCGCATCCCGGGCACGCAAAGCCCGCAGGGGTGGCCGTGGTCGTGGCCGGGCTGTCACCCCAGAGAAGAAAACGGGGAGCGGGGTTTCAATCGAGGACCATGCGgggaacaacaataacaagaagaagaagggatCCGCAGGACCCGGGGCCCGTGCCAGGGCTGGCGAGGCCAAGGGACAGCCAGCTGCTGTTCCCAAGTCTACCCGCGGAAAGAAAGCACGCAGGGGCCCAAGGCGGGCGCCCAAATGCCGTTAG
- the LOC110299388 gene encoding paraneoplastic antigen-like protein 8A produces MSEPVAMNLLEDWCRGMGMDIHRSLLVTGIPEYCSHAEIEETLNGVLLPLGTYRVLNKIFLRQENVKAALVEVSEGVNLSSIPREFPGRGGVWRVVCRDPTQDDDFLKNLNEFLDAEGRTWEDMVRLLKLNPNPPLPNSNQPPPNWAEALGLLLGAVVQVIFYMDAAIRNRDEEARAEEAAEAELMAAWASTARKRVKKEPGLGVEVGSAFKMEDRNYWKNTEDHCDPPKPLVRRPGGKIRSRRRKQKKNLKQEPICWRKSQGSNYNKVNLEAGEAAQSSEIPESVKSNKKPFVKQEETVWKKKRVWRDPNDLPPSALPAADSPGNLEDSDQDGGLENPPKKKAMTWASNKIPAPTRKKKKMVSLGALSYVLAEATKNKTAILKKGLGARRAVSVPDDAPASTSRAQKTKLGGFPRVSKDSRKL; encoded by the exons ATGTCGGAGCCTGTGGCCATGAACCTGCTGGAGGATTGGTGCAGGGGCATGGGAATGGACATCCACAGATCCCTGTTGGTCACTGGTATCCCTGAGTACTGTAGCCACGCAGAAATTGAGGAGACCTTGAATGGGGTCCTCTTGCCACTGGGCACATACCGTGTGCTCAACAAAATTTTTTTGAGGCAAGAGAACGTGAAGGCTGCTCTAGTTGAGGTTAGCGAGGGTGTGAATCTGAGCTCTATACCCCGGGAGTTCCCAGGGAGGGGCGGTGTCTGGAGAGTGGTCTGCAGGGATCCCACCCAGGACGAcgactttttaaaaaacctgaaCGAGTTCTTGGATGCTGAAGGACGCACTTGGGAGGATATGGTGCGCCTCTTGAAGCTTAACCCTAACCCACCGCTACCGAATTCAAACCAGCCTCCACCGAACTGGGCGGAAGCCTTGGGGTTGCTTCTGGGCGCAGTAGTACAGGTCATATTCTACATGGATGCTGCAATCCGTAATCGGGATGAAGAAGCAAGGGCTGAGGAGGCTGCTGAGGCTGAGTTGATGGCGGCTTGGGCTTCCACAGCGAGGAAGAGAGTAAAGAAGGAACCCGGGCTGGGCGTCGAAGTGGGCTCAGCTTTCAAGATGGAGGACCGAAACTACTGGAAGAACACAGAGGACCATTGTGACCCTCCAAAACCTCTGGTTCGCAGGCCTGGAGGTAAGATTCGctccaggaggaggaagcagaaaaaaaatcttaagcaAGAGCCAATATGCTGGAGGAAATCCCAGGGCAGCAATTACAATAAGGTTAATTTGGAAGCTGGTGAAGCTGCCCAAAGCTCAGAGATCCCAGAGTCTGTCAAGAGCAACAAAAAACCCTTTGtgaagcaggaagagacagtatggaagaagaaaagagtctgGAGGGATCCCAACGATCTTCCTCCGTCTGCGCTGCCTGCAGCTGACAGTCCCGGGAATCTAGAGGATTCAGATCAAGATGGTGGACTGGAGAACCCCCCAAAGAAGAAAGCCATGACCTGGGCCTCTAACAAGATCCCTGCCCCCacgaggaagaagaagaagatggtgAGCTTGGGCGCTCTCTCCTATGTCCTGGCTGAAGCCACCAAGAACAAAACAGCCATTCTGAAGAAAGGGCTTGGTGCTAGAAGGGCTGTGTCAGTACCTGATGATGCACCTGCTTCAACATCCAGGGCTCAGAAGACCAAGCTGGGAGGCTTCCCTCGTGTCTCCAAAG ATTCCAGGAAGCTATGA